DNA sequence from the Coffea arabica cultivar ET-39 chromosome 11c, Coffea Arabica ET-39 HiFi, whole genome shotgun sequence genome:
ATTTAAGTGCATTTAATTTTGAAGCAAGATGAGACATCTCCATGATGTACTATCTGATATTACCTTTACCATTATATTTCATTGAAACCAGGCGTGTCAAGAGCGTGCTAATTTCAGTCTTTTTGTTCTTGACAAACCTTTTTTCAATGTCCTAAAGGAACTCTTTAATGATAACTATTGCTTCTGATATTGTTTCTCTAAATAATTCCGAAACGACCTTTTTAATGATCATCAAACACAAGCGATTTGATCTCTTTCACCTTTCCTTATCCCTTTTTTATCAGAGGTACTATGATCTGTAAGAGGTGAGGGAGAATCATCTTTTAACGTAAGATCGAGATCTAATACTCCAAGTACTATCAAGAggttttttttccaaaacttgaaatttgaGTCATTCAGCATAGGAATATTATTGATGTTGATAGTAATATTCGTAAGATTATTTTCAACTGAACAAAaaacagaaaataattaaaacaatctcacataaatcaaaataataataaatttaaataataGTAACCTCATCTCAAGATGGTGATATTCCACCAATATTTTatctttggacaaaaatattaactCCTAAGTGATAACTTGGCGCTGTAATAAATACTAACAATAATaacatattaaaaaataaattcttttggGGCCAATTTATAATTCACATGTAAAAAAAGTCGAATAATTATTACGTGTTTATTACCATAAGTGCACATGCAATTTTGTTAAACATTGACTTTCCTTTGGACCGGTCAATATTTGCAAAATTACAAGTACTAAATTAGTTATATTCTAGAATAAATTAATTCTCACAAAAGATGTCACTTTGGTGGCatattatttcaaaatatataatcacaccaatatttaaatttaaaattatacaaaaattttgatcaaaatcaaCTTTGGTTAACTCTAGCCAAAACGTGGTCAAACCAATCAGATCTGATCAAATCAATCAATTGGATCAAGACTTATTGGACCAAAAGTCCATATCCATTTCTTGACCCAAATTTATCATTCAAGCCCAAAATTTTCTTGAAGTGCATAAATAccttataaaattatatatttagtgTGCCAAATATATGAATTTTATAAGGCTTAAATATCTTATTTAACTTTAttagggtttatttaaattagagaAACCCTAATAACCTTAATATAAATATAGGCATATTTATTCTTAAACAAAGAAGCAAGCCAAAGAAAATACAAATCACAGCTGAATCAATGCAAGACAAGCCGTGTACCCAAGATCTGAGACATAAACCATGtaatcttaaaaataaaattaacacACAATTGGATCCTTAAAAATCTCtgaaaataaagggaaaataaGATAGGGCAGCAACTAGATTTCCTATTCCTTGTTTGAGAATTCTCCAGTGCGCATCAAAACAGATTCTTGATAAATAGTGAATAAGAATTCTCCAGTGTGCATCAAAACAGATTCTTAATAAATAGTGAATAAGTTCGGGAACTCAAATATAAGTCCTTTTAAACTCGAGTGGAGTGTAAATTCACGTTCAAATTTGGGCAAAAGTTGCTGTCTACATCAGCTTTCAAGACAACCGTACATACTTTATTGAAAACATAAATTGGACGGTGACTTTATCACATGAATACGACAGGAACGTTACCAAGCATTGGCAATTAAATTACAGTAAACCCGCAATTCAAGGTTGTTAACAGCCgtgcaattaagaaaaaaataattgtaGTTACATAAAAACTTGAAAACTATGATTTATCAAAtccatattatttttcaataatcaaccatatcttgctctgataccacttgttaagGTAGTTGTTTATATTTAATCTTTGGTGAAAATCAGCACATATTAAACCCATAATCTATATGGcgattattaaaaaataaattaacagtaAAATTGCGCAAGCATACCTGGATTCGTATTGACAAACTGGTGCTTGAATTTCTAGAAATTTTGAGGTGATCTTCTAGGTCAACATATATTTGCCAATTTTTAAGAGAACCCTTTAATTTCTCTTTGGTATCTTTCCTAACGATGGAATATCAGGAAAGAGCTATTTTGTGGTACCAGAAAATACGACAATAAGAATTTTGTGTAACTTGGGGActataaccctatttatagataacatTCCTATTATACCTTGGATTCCTATTGTagcccatcatagaaataggaAATACCCTTAAATCTCTCCACATTAAAGGTACACATCCTATTAGATATTTTAAAACTCAAATTATATTTGATCATTTTAATTAGATATAACCTTATTTAACAGTTTGCAAtatataattattcacatataaattCAACGTTAGATTAAGGATCCAACATTAGAAACCTAGGTGAAGATGAGGAAACTTGAGGTCTTGATCTTGTAagagcatagttattaaatccgGTTCGATTCGACGGTTCGACCGATCAACCCGATGAACCGACTATTAAACCAAACCGATTCTCTAATTAGATCATTTTTGCAAGTGAATCGTTGACTTTTCAACTGATCGACGGTTCAATCGGATTAAACTGGAAACCCGGCCGGTTTTGTAGGCAAACtgattttgaggaaaaaaagcTTTTCTAGATCATTTTTGCAAGTGAATCGTTGACTTTTCAATGGATCGACGGTTCAATCGGATTAAAccggaaatccggccaattTTGTGGGCAAACcggttttgaggaaaaaaaacttTTCCAGGCCTATGCTTGGATTTGAATCTATGACCAAAGGTCTTGTTTGTGCGTTAGTCACCTCCAGACCACTTTGTCACTTGTTAAGTAATAGCCATTCTTATGCTATATGaatattttgttaattttatctttatttctttgtaattctccaaaacaaaattatttggaatcttttaataaaacttATGACCCCTATAttctataaattataaaatagatttaaaaaataacatactacataatttattttaaagacaaatattgtttttaatatttttttgcacttaaaatttgTAAATAACCTAGATAATTACAGTAAATATATACACTTGAAGTTTGGTAGATTACTAATTAAGTTTATATTTTgctgattcttatatgaattaaatattctatagcaaattaaataaaatgaataTTTGTTATGACATTATTTATTACACTTTATAGCATATATCCTatatcaaaatttataaaatataatatttaaatatatttagtgacaTACTGGTTCAACCACTCACCCACCGGTTGAACCAGTGACCCGTTGACCTACTTTTTTTGCCGGTCTCCTCTCCGGGccgagtttaataactatgtgTAAGAGTACTCTGAGGTACTCAAGAAAGTCTTCATATTCTGGTctcatttgttcatttttttcattttttcccagTTCATAATCAGTATCCAAGGCATCGGTTAGGCAGATATCATGTCATGATCACATATATTGTTGATGAAAGACCAGATCGCTTCATTTCTTAACCACTAAATCATGCAAATATATGAGGTCACTCAAGTGAAAGCAGAGAAGATTATATTGGCCTCTTGGGGTATATTTTGGGGTGTACTGGAATTGAACCAAATGAACAAAGTCATGCAAGTTTATAGGAATTCAACACTGAAATTGATTGCCCAGAAATTGAAGCTCTTATTTGTCTCATACAGAAccaattttatcaaaaaaaatgaaggattaacGATTGATACCTCACAAAATCATTTCTGAACTGCAATTCAGAAACTGAAATTCCTAAACTCCCATCTACGGaacagaaaacaaaagcacTAGACGTATCAAAAGTCGACCTCCAGATTGCCAGAAAATATCAAAAGCATGCTTTTTGTTCAGAATCCACTGAATTACTAACCATTAATTCAATTCTTATCCTCGGGAGTCAGAAACAGCCTCATTCTTCGAATAGGAGTCCTCAAGTACCATTCCACCTCAATTTTCTTGGGCGAAAGTTCGCGGTACTTAGCAAATTGCTCTCTAGCTTCTTTCTTCCTATCAAGCAAAGTACATATCACCCCTTTACAAAAATAAGGCCTATAATCACTAGGATCCTGCCTTTCAAGTTCCTCATAAATCCTCAATGCTTCATCCACATTATTAAGCAAGAATTGTAACTGTGCCAAGATTAGCATAAGAAATCTCTCTTCCTTCCCCTGCTTCTCCTGATCAACCACACCCTCTGATGACTCCCTGATTTTTTCCTCGAAGCACTTTACATGTTCCTTAAGTGCAGACAAGTCCACCAACAATGAAATCTCAAACATTGTCAAGACAGAAGGCAGATCACCCTCCTGCAAAATAGGCAACAGAACTTCTATTGCTTCTTGTGTATTCCCCATTTCATTCAATAGTCTTGCAGCAAGAAACGTCCAATCTGTGATTTCTGGCTGAGCTGAGGTTAACTTGTGCAATGCATCCAAgcattctttcttcttgctagccTTCAGTTTCTTCTGAAGCAAAGTTTTCAAGGCCTCAATGGCCTCAGGATTCAGTTTCTGATGCAACTCTGATTCCAACACAGCCCCAGTGGCCTCAGAGTTGGATTTCTTTAAGGGTTGAAGAACTTCTTTGAAGACTCCGATGGCATCAGAAATGTTTTGCTGTGATGTTGGAGTTGgtggaaatggaaaaattgCTCTAGCTGGTTTATTGAACTTCCCAAAGGACCCAAACACGGCCACCGCAAAAATGACAGCAGCAGTGGTGGTCTTGAGGGTGGAAATGAAGGGGTTTGGAGTGGAGGAGTTAGAAGAAGCAGAAGAGGCATTGATGATCATCAACTTCTTGCTGTGAAGGGGCTTATAAGAATGAAAATGAATTTGCTTCTTCAATATTGGTAAAGATGGGATTGAAGTTGACTTGATCATGAGGAAGGATGATGATGCTAGAGTTGAACTTGAGTCCATAGCTTCTCTGGGGGCTTTGGATTGAGGTCTGAGGTTCGGTTATTTGTGAATGTAATGTAAGGTTTTAAGGCTGTGGGTTGGCAATACGAATTGAGGAAGAAGGGAGGAAGGAGGGAGGAAGGCAGGAGGGGATCAGCTCATGAAGGAGGGATTGATTGCTGGATCTTCTAAATTACATTAATAATCAGCATTGCACATTTGTTGCATTAATTAATCAATCATCAATAAGAAATCCTTAAAAGTACTCTTAGCATTGGTGTATATTCCATGATCATGATATAACAATATGGTGAAAGTCTttctttctttacctttttgTTCTTTTATACGCTAATCATGTACACActatgaataaaaaaaaattaatgcaagtttgaatttaaaattcaaattttaaatatgtatCAAGTATCTAACCATGATAGTATATGCACTATCAATACacataagatttttttttttgaaaagcagTACATACAAGATTTACTTACTTTTTCTAATGACAATTACATGTGCACTTCATATATTTACAACTACAGTTCCTGTAATGGGAGTAAGAAGGGGAAGGGgcagaagggggggggggggggagataTTGGTGGGTGATATGTCAATTGACTTACTTTTTTCAATGTTTCGCTTAGTGCTCTGAAGAACAAGAGGCTCAGCGTTCATATACACAAATTTCTCCATTAAGAGGAAGCCTCAGAAGGTACAACAGCTTCCTTAATTTAGAGGTTGTAATTACCATATACTGAAGTTTTAAAGATACCTAATTAGCATTAGATTAGATGGTAATGCACTAATTCATTACACCAAATAACCAATTTGCACATTTTGTGCACTTTACCTCCCTCAATCTATTAAACAAGCATTTTGCCTCcttgtttgatttttttaagctaaaagtgctcttgctatatttttttaatttcttttgtttattcattccttttttttttcctttccattactttcttttcttttttatttttcttttttgtactTCTCTCATGCCACTGTTTCTGTCACTTTTCTGTTAGTATAACTAATTGTATGCTTATTATACTGTTgcacttttcttttatttataatggcattcttatttttatttatttatttacagtATTAGGTAATTCAAGACAACTAAATAGCATGAGAAACTAATATATATCTACCATAATCAAAAGCTTATGTGACTAACAATTTGGCTATCTAAACAAACATCAGCAAACTGAAACTTTAAATTACTTATGCATAACTAACATAAACTTTGTTATAACGTTGATATTGTAATCACTATTACCtctaataatgaaaaataagaaaaaggtagaaataattaaagaataagttaaaagagaataaaaataatatatagataataatagaaagaaaagaaagtagtTGGTTGTACGATAGAAAGGACAAAGTTttagaaacttaaaaaaatgATCAAGTAGACAAAGAtcgaaagggagaaaaaaaaataaaaatgattaatATATAATGGGGACTTTATCCTGAAACATCAATTAAGTTTAGGAGGGTAAAGTACAACTAAAGATAAAGTACCGAGGGTTTTAGTGCATTTAACAGTTTTTTATTGTCCTTGTCGACTCATTCTGGGACCTTGGCATTTTGGTCTCT
Encoded proteins:
- the LOC113716014 gene encoding protein SLOW GREEN 1, chloroplastic-like translates to MDSSSTLASSSFLMIKSTSIPSLPILKKQIHFHSYKPLHSKKLMIINASSASSNSSTPNPFISTLKTTTAAVIFAVAVFGSFGKFNKPARAIFPFPPTPTSQQNISDAIGVFKEVLQPLKKSNSEATGAVLESELHQKLNPEAIEALKTLLQKKLKASKKKECLDALHKLTSAQPEITDWTFLAARLLNEMGNTQEAIEVLLPILQEGDLPSVLTMFEISLLVDLSALKEHVKCFEEKIRESSEGVVDQEKQGKEERFLMLILAQLQFLLNNVDEALRIYEELERQDPSDYRPYFCKGVICTLLDRKKEAREQFAKYRELSPKKIEVEWYLRTPIRRMRLFLTPEDKN